The sequence below is a genomic window from Uranotaenia lowii strain MFRU-FL chromosome 2, ASM2978415v1, whole genome shotgun sequence.
aatttcaataattaacGGACCTTaaactttttcaactttaaaaaattcctTTCCCAGAAGTTTCTCCTCGTGAATAACAGCAAAGTTTAAAGGTGTTTTGGAAAACCTCAAAACATATTTATATCAACAAACACAGAAAGACAATAATTTAGACTGTTACTCTCCACGAAATTCCATTTCCTCCGCTCTGAGGGCCAATTTCCGAATGTTCTGCAAACAACCTGCGGAAGCCTCCTGCAACTCACGATCCTTAGAGCCGACAGTTTCCAGTAGAAATGGAACCACGCCgctctgaaaataaaaaaaaaagagttcatGAAAACCAACGGTTGAGATAATCTAAGTCGACCAAATACCTGATGCATCGTGATGCAATTCTGAGGATCTTCCGAGAGTTTCTGCAGAGCCATGGCCGTGGTTCGATGAACCCGAGGGTTGTTGCTAACCATGTATCCGACGATGGGTGTAACGGTTCTCAATCGGCCCAGCTCCTGAGTGTTGAAAGAGTACGGGGCACAGCTGGCGATGGCGGCCGCCAAATTCTCCCTCAACAGATCGTCCGTGGTGTAAACGAGGTGGGCCAACATCGGGATCACCTTGTGATCCGACAAAACCGATAGGTTTTCCCGATCCTTTGCAATGGTCGCAATGGCCGCACAAACCGCCGACAGTACGAAGTTATCTCGGGAATTCAGCAGACCCACAACCAACTCCAGTGCACCCACGAAACTTCGCACCAGTTCTCCGGAATCCTGTGAACGGTagtattaatgtttttttatatattttttttaaagctgttaTCATTCCTCACCTTAGCGTTTTCGATACAAGGGCAAAGGGCCCAAGCAGCGTGAGCTTGTACCTTAGGATTGGAATTCTTGAGCAATGACCAAATCAATCGGATAGCATCTAGCTCCTCCATGATGATCATGCTTTCCGGATCCAACGCACATTCTTTCAGCGTTTTGGCAATGTTTTCCAGCAGCGGAGCATGGGTCATGTTCAGCAAATTGACCAGCAACGGTATTCCGCCACAAGTACGCAAAACATCgcggttgttttgaaacttgacACATTCTGAAATCGCTCCAACTGCATTGGTCAGCACATCTTCACTTTCATCGTTCAGCAGCTGTACCAACACTTGGACCGTTTTCAACTGGTCCAGTTTCTTGACATTGGCTTCACTGGCAGCGCACTTCCACAATGCACCGGTGGCCGCTGCCAGAAGCGACTTGTTGTCCCGGACGGATTTATCCTTGGCGATCGCAACCAGTGGTTCCAAACCTCCAGACTCTCGCACCATATCGCTGGCCGTCTGAAAGCGAACAACTCAACCAAAGCGCAAacactaaaaactaaaacatcTTACCTTATCACTGGCGCACTTGAAAATAGCGGAACTGCACTGCCGCTTCAGATCCAGGTTGTCCGAGTTCAGATGCGACACGATATCGACTATCATCCCCTCGGTGGTGATCGCGAGCTGGTAGCTGGCCTGTGAGGCACACTGCTGGATGGTACCCATCGTCGGAACAACGATATCGGTATGGACACTCTTGAGCAAGCGTCCCATCAGCGGTACGATGCCTCCCTTGCACATTAGCTCCTTGTTGTGGCGCGACTCGGACAGGGACCAGAGGGCACGAGCTCCGGCCCGGGCCGTGTCCAACATCTCCCGCTCGTCCTCGGTCAGCTGGTCCCGCTGCGAACGGAGCACGCTGCAATAATTGTAATAGCTCAAAAAATCTAGCCGAAAACTACACAAGATTAGCTGTAATGCATGTTGTGATATGAACTTCCTGGTCATATTTCTGAGTGATTCTGATTATCTATTTGTATTTGGTGTATTCAATACTACATatacattagactggcccaaatttgtatggggtgatttttacaacattgttttcaacgcggcaccccctagattggtgcctttatgtgaaaaaatgactttctgaaagtttcaggtcatttggcagaagcacgagctggcgcaaaggacttgaaatttgtatggagattttcagcaaaatgtatgaaaaaacgacatactttcactctttgttttcttaaatatgtTCCCAGTATGCtggaaagctcagaatttcaggaattgtagttcaaataatgtcaaacaagtttgtagaagattgtgacgcgatacgagttgactgtgaggAGTTATTTGCAaatgaatgtgtgatttttttcgcatttcatcgaaaTATCATGAACGGTatataggtggattattagtctcttcataaaaattagtaccgtaaactgggggaactttgatcacttttttcattcatttttgaatattttgaaatgggttgctttttcgtaataccttaaagctttaaaacccttactgaggtgaggagtattaaacatgatcattgattgcagtaaactcaaacgacatttgtagttataattaaatgtttgttacaacaccagatttcaagtttcggggtatctttgatcactatggtttttatgtatctcaacatcttcaatttttttgtttttatgccattcagcacagaaggctcaaaacatcgataacaaaaatttttgttcggactcaattgaatttttcaacgttttctttcaaaaacaaataaactcgaaagatggacaatgttgttgcatacatttagaggcaaaaaatataaacatttctaatttttttttatcttcaaaaacaaataaaattttaccttcatgcaattccctaagtcctcgttctgttcccatgttcttttttttcttcaaatttaacaatttgatagggtttgtttgtagtaattttttctatacaggttttttcgtggaaaatgaccattttttttaacatccaaaaattatcatcaaatgactataaaaataacacttaaacttaaccttAACCAAGAAAAGCggtgaactttcacattaaacagcccatttgctcctacatacttaaatttgatcaggagagatgtttgtttgtgagcctttaGAAAACcatatattttaagattttaaaattatattttaagcaacataaaaaatcttctaataaaaaccaaattgggctcatttgtaactcaatctataggctttcaaacgtagtaaacagttttcagatatttaaactttcaacttagttaatgatgattatctgcataaattttatgttgatcaaagttaccccgcagatcaaagttcccccagtttacggtactaacTTTATCGCATTGTAACACACTGAGATAACAGATAGAAAATTTGTGTCCTCGGCATAGTTGCAactatttgttataaaataagctacaactttgccgggacacaaatttgtattttttattttcattgtgtGACGATGCAATCAAAtaagtgcgattattagcccatagtTCACGTTATATCATAGAAATGCGACAATTACACAtttaattgcaaataactcatcacaattaactcgtatcgcgtcacaatcttctacaaacttgtttgtcattatttgaactacaattcctgaaattctgagctttctagcatactgggaacatattttagaacacaaagagtgaaggtatggcgatttttcatacatttttccgaaaatcttcatacaaatttcaagtcctttgcgcccgctcgtgcttctgccaaatgacctgaaactttcagaaagtcattttttcacctaaaggcatcaacctagggggtgccgcgtagAATATAAGTATGTTTTTTgatatgggccagtctaatatacataatacattcaactatataTGTATTATTGATGTTatgcattcaacaataaattcaatagatttAACTATAATCGTATGATTGATCTTCTGCAATCAATAATAAGAATAGTACATTCAATTATAAGGGCATAGATGATTTAACTATAGATATGATAGACTCAATTatattttatgattgatttcatgGGGCCAACTCAAGATATAGTGGATAAAACTGTAGGGGTATGAAAACATCAACCAgtggttgattttttaatatttatagttgaatgcgtaGAATAAATCATACAATTGAAGTTCCatctatcattttttattttcgtagtattccgtctcgcaacataacttgacgaacatagttcctaaaactcactcggtccatgacaatttctcggacataccacattcgccagatcacgctccacttggtctaatcacctcgctcgttgcgcctctgctcgtctcgttcctaccggattcgtacaGAAcacattctcgcaacatgtcctgcccagcgtttccggccagccttcaccaccctCTGAATACTTGGTTcgtcgtagagtcgcgcgagctcctGGTTCATCcctcgcctccacactccgttcttctgcacgccgccaaagatagttcttaacactcgtcgctcgaatactccgagtctACCCCGGTCctcttcgagcaatatccatgtctcgtgtccgtagagaacaaccggtctaaaaagcgtcatatacaggtcaCATTTCGTGCGAGGACTAAATCtcctcgaccgcagttgcttgtggagtccatagtacgCACGACTTCCACTGATAACTCGCCGCCAGATCTCAAGGCTTGTGTCAcggtctgcggtcaccagtgagccgaaatAGACATAGTCTTCGATTATCTCCACCTTGTCGCCATCGATCGTTACCTCGTGCTCGGA
It includes:
- the LOC129746350 gene encoding armadillo repeat-containing protein gudu; this translates as MSSTTGGRRPGNRGGKSTRGQRGANARKTSLPGGLSSTRDKLFAKQESEESESTDAVSSSDEEERWKESNLSQDVPSEYWHIQKLVKYMKAGNQTATIVALCCLKDHDLTTQMNQRAIQDCGGLEVLVNLLESNDLKCRLGALTVLSEISSNLDIRRSIVDLGGIPLLVQILSEPGRDLKVMAAETLAHVAKVRLARKLVRKCGGVPRLVDLLDVGINVLRSQRDQLTEDEREMLDTARAGARALWSLSESRHNKELMCKGGIVPLMGRLLKSVHTDIVVPTMGTIQQCASQASYQLAITTEGMIVDIVSHLNSDNLDLKRQCSSAIFKCASDKTASDMVRESGGLEPLVAIAKDKSVRDNKSLLAAATGALWKCAASEANVKKLDQLKTVQVLVQLLNDESEDVLTNAVGAISECVKFQNNRDVLRTCGGIPLLVNLLNMTHAPLLENIAKTLKECALDPESMIIMEELDAIRLIWSLLKNSNPKVQAHAAWALCPCIENAKDSGELVRSFVGALELVVGLLNSRDNFVLSAVCAAIATIAKDRENLSVLSDHKVIPMLAHLVYTTDDLLRENLAAAIASCAPYSFNTQELGRLRTVTPIVGYMVSNNPRVHRTTAMALQKLSEDPQNCITMHQSGVVPFLLETVGSKDRELQEASAGCLQNIRKLALRAEEMEFRGE